From Syngnathoides biaculeatus isolate LvHL_M chromosome 19, ASM1980259v1, whole genome shotgun sequence, a single genomic window includes:
- the LOC133492896 gene encoding suppressor of cytokine signaling 6 — protein sequence MKKISLKTIRKSLSIKGKEDGDFVMLQQPPVAAEFSKDESLFGGCYTKDLSMCDLGGDEDKGGQNKSRSKSEGLMGSLKRRLSAKQKAKNKAGPSGISSTDDDDTFSSSSVPISFNEVKAQRPLRSASLRSHHYSPSPWPLRPVNSDDACIKMEVKVKAMVHSPSPSPNLNGIRKEFSDFQMDGLFQDQPESLKTLQQPQNGELHLNIDDNDVPVVLGLTPQDYIQYTMPLDEGMYPEGSHSFCLDSASPMEVVAEVDDGSPLMDQGHEEHEMVGGLPPDLFMDTSVNSLLIGSGGVMLQNSRGEIPPPLSPLLPPMSSNGHFPRTFSGFSSTDSHVAERVRHHLNFDPNSAPGVSRVYDSVQSSGPMVVTSLTEELKKLAKQGWYWGPITRWEAEEKLINLADGSFLVRDSSDDRYLLSLSFRSQGKTLHTRIEHSNGRFSFYEQPDVEGHTSIVDLIEHSIKDSENGAFCYSRSRLPGSATYPVRLTNPVSRFMQVRSLQYLCRFVIRQYTRIDLIQKLPLPNKMKDYLQEKHY from the coding sequence ATGAAGAAGATCAGCCTTAAGACCATTCGGAAGTCGCTGAGCATAAAGGGCAAAGAGGACGGCGACTTTGTCATGCTTCAGCAGCCCCCAGTGGCCGCCGAGTTCTCAAAGGATGAGTCACTTTTTGGTGGCTGTTacaccaaagacctgtccatgTGTGATCTGGGTGGCGATGAAGACAAAGGTGGGCAAAACAAGAGCCGTTCAAAGAGTGAGGGGCTGATGGGATCGCTGAAGAGAAGGCTGTCCGCCAAGCAAAAGGCAAAGAACAAAGCCGGCCCCTCTGGAATCAGCTCGACGGATGATGACGacaccttctcctcctcttctgtgCCCATCAGCTTCAACGAGGTGAAAGCCCAGAGACCCCTAAGGTCTGCATCACTACGTAGTCACCACTACAGCCCCTCACCATGGCCTCTACGACCGGTCAACTCTGACGACGCTTGTATTAAGATGGAGGTCAAAGTTAAAGCCATGGTTCACTCCCCTAGTCCCAGCCCCAACTTAAATGGCATCCGAAAGGAATTCAGCGATTTTCAGATGGATGGGCTCTTTCAGGACCAACCCGAATCCTTAAAAACCCTCCAGCAGCCACAAAATGGTGAGCTTCATCTAAATATTGATGACAATGACGTGCCTGTGGTGCTGGGGTTGACGCCCCAAGACTACATTCAGTACACAATGCCTTTAGATGAAGGAATGTACCCAGAAGGGTCCCACTCCTTCTGTCTGGATAGCGCGTCTCCTATGGAGGTGGTGGCAGAGGTAGATGATGGGTCCCCACTGATGGATCAGGGACACGAGGAACATGAGATGGTTGGTGGTTTACCTCCAGACCTTTTCATGGACACCTCAGTTAATAGTCTTCTCATCGGTTCTGGTGGAGTCATGCTTCAAAACTCAAGAGGAGAGATCCCGCCTCCCCTCTCTCCCCTCTTGCCTCCTATGAGCAGTAATGGTCATTTTCCCAGGACGTTCTCTGGCTTCAGCTCCACAGACAGCCATGTTGCCGAGAGAGTGAGACACCACCTCAACTTTGATCCCAATTCAGCTCCCGGAGTCAGCCGAGTGTATGACTCTGTCCAGAGCAGCGGGCCCATGGTGGTGACCAGTCTGACGGAGGAGCTGAAGAAGCTGGCAAAGCAGGGCTGGTACTGGGGGCCAATCACACGCTGGGAGGCGGAGGAAAAGCTCATCAACTTGGCCGATGGCTCGTTTTTGGTCCGGGACAGCTCGGATGACAGGTACCTGCTCAGCTTGAGTTTCAGGTCACAGGGCAAAACTCTCCACACCCGCATCGAGCACTCTAATGGACGCTTCAGCTTTTACGAGCAGCCTGACGTGGAAGGACACACGTCAATTGTGGACCTCATCGAACACTCGATAAAAGACTCGGAGAACGGTGCTTTCTGTTATTCCAGATCCCGCTTACCGGGGTCGGCAACATACCCTGTCAGACTCACCAACCCCGTCTCTCGGTTTATGCAAGTGCGCTCCCTGCAGTACCTTTGTCGCTTTGTCATCAGACAATACACAAGGATAGACCTAATCCAGAAACTGCCCTTACCTAACAAGATGAAAGATTATTTACAGGAGAAGCACTACTGA